Proteins from one Dromiciops gliroides isolate mDroGli1 chromosome 6, mDroGli1.pri, whole genome shotgun sequence genomic window:
- the LOC122732503 gene encoding 60S ribosomal protein L13a-like produces the protein MADRQVLVIDGRGHLLGRLAAIVAKQVLLGRKVVVVRCEGINISGNFYWNKLKYLAFLRKRMNTNPSRVPYHFRAPSRIFWRTVRGMLPHKTKRGQAALERLKVFDGIPPPYDKRKHMVVPAALKVVRLKPTRKFAYLGRLAHEVGCKYQAVTATLEEKRKEKAKIHCRKKKKLTKLRKQAEKNVEGKIHKYTKVLKKHGLLV, from the coding sequence ATGGCGGACCGGCAGGTACTTGTGATCGACGGGCGGGGTCATCTCTTGGGCCGCTTGGCGGCCATCGTGGCCAAACAAGTCCTCCTGGGGCGGAAGGTGGTCGTGGTTCGCTGCGAAGGCATCAACATCTCGGGAAACTTCTACTGGAACAAGCTGAAATACCTGGCCTTCCTCCGAAAGCGAATGAACACGAACCCTTCAAGAGTCCCTTATCACTTCAGAGCCCCCAGCCGCATTTTCTGGAGGACTGTTAGAGGGATGCTTCCCCACAAGACCAAGCGTGGTCAGGCTGCCTTGGAACGCCTTAAGGTGTTTGATGGCATTCCCCCACCCTATGACAAGCGGAAACACATGGTTGTCCCAGCTGCTCTCAAAGTTGTCAGACTGAAGCCAACTAGAAAGTTTGCTTATCTGGGGCGCCTGGCCCACGAGGTTGGCTGTAAGTATCAGGCAGTGACTGCTActttggaagagaagaggaaggagaaagctaAGATCCattgtagaaagaaaaagaagctcaCGAAACTGCGCAAGCAAGCTGAGAAGAATGTGGAAGGcaaaatacacaaatatacaaaggTGCTGAAGAAACATGGGCTGCTGGTGTGA